One region of Daphnia pulicaria isolate SC F1-1A chromosome 7, SC_F0-13Bv2, whole genome shotgun sequence genomic DNA includes:
- the LOC124348613 gene encoding uncharacterized protein LOC124348613, whose protein sequence is MQPDPESSPKSRVKSQSNFLLICSIVNILIFPLCVGLEAGRLVAGQGVWGSITFFVAGLLGFSASYKPTKPMIISTTVFSSLSICFALISGCITWAGAFRDCIYFQNYPGVCFFRVNPLVLTFANLVSFVNNILITVVLSKLVCKCCASSDSSVPVPLVVHNPPQPTPMWVIPPDGQQPQFQSYPMVVYSPYQQQPVPQQGQQQWQADQHPSAPSNLPTASSTDPVSLANPSPPPYSTAAALLEPLKNKNLDCIS, encoded by the exons ATGCAGCCAGACCCAGAATCTTCACCTAAATCACGGGTCAAATCCCAATCCAATTTTCTTCTGATCTGTTCCATCGTcaacattttaatatttccaCTGTGCGTTGGTCTGGAG GCAGGGAGACTAGTTGCAGGCCAAGGTGTGTGGGGATCGATCACGTTTTTCGTGGCGGGATTGCTCGGCTTTAGCGCTTCCTACAAGCCAACAAAACCAAT GATTATTTCGACGAcggttttttcctctctatcaATCTGCTTCGCTCTCATTTCCGGATGTATAACTTGGGCTGGAGCCTTCAGGGACTGCATTTACTTTCAGAATTATCCTG GAGTTTGTTTCTTCAGAGTAAACCCGTTAGTCTTGACATTCGCAAACCTCGTCTCTTTTGTGAACAACATTTTAATCACTGTTGTGTTGAGTAAACTCGTCTGCAAATGTTGCGCGTCCTCTGACTCGTCAGTCCCAGTTCCGTTGGTAGTTCACAATCCACCGCAACCGACGCCGATGTGGGTCATTCCCCCGGATGGACAGCAGCCACAATTTCAGTCTTACCCGATGGTGGTCTACTCGCCATACCAACAGCAACCGGTGCCCCAACAAGGGCAGCAGCAATGGCAGGCGGATCAACATCCATCCGCACCGTCGAATCTCCCCACAGCATCCAGCACCGATCCGGTGAGCCTTGCCAATCCATCTCCGCCACCTTATTCGACTGCGGCTGCATTATTGGAACctctaaagaataaaaatcttGATTGTATAAGTTAA